The Camelina sativa cultivar DH55 chromosome 14, Cs, whole genome shotgun sequence genome includes a window with the following:
- the LOC104740711 gene encoding protein FREE1 — protein MQQGDYNSYYHNQYSQFQNPTPNPIPNPNPNPNPSPPAPIAAAPTDLSRNTYASAPPFNGGYGSNDYSNYSQNYTPYGQNSSDHVPPSAPSFTPPSQPPPPSPPATSINPSSYSTFNQPPPPTIHPPPLSSYGSFDSTAPYQQSTTTQPTYYSPYDQHQTSGYSHAPPPSSAPAPSPNPNPAPYSSSLYSAPPYSGGGSSVPPSYEKPYDKPAKFDQSGYGGYERSGSGLGSDLYGKRSDSGGYPSFDDSSYGDGVYAYEGGKVEPYGSRGTAPKSSNSTLFDDYGRSISFSSGRESSVSSNSAKIVRAVPKADVQEDSTGGVQKFRVKLLAETYGQTTTDVLCQIGLDGLRMLDPSTSRTLRIYPLENITRCEKLDSSILAFWSKTQVDFDAKRIRLQSNSYTTNTLLDTVTAAMFQAKEIGGSSRPPASAKLVEQSAEKKKGLGDWMNIIKPVNEEKDHWVPDEAVSKCTSCGSDFGAFIRRHHCRNCGDVFCDKCTQGRIALTAEENAPQVRVCDRCMAEVSQRLSNAKESASRNANAQSHEDLARKLQEEMERNRKSSSGSREGSGRRMKEVACPTCTVHLQVQVPISGSETIECGVCQNPFLVSAH, from the exons ATGCAACAGGGAGATTACAATTCGTACTATCACAACCAGTACTCTCAATTTCAAAACCCTACCCCAAATCCTAttcctaatcctaatcctaatccCAATCCCTCTCCGCCGGCGCCAATAGCCGCTGCTCCCACCGATCTTTCTCGGAACACGTACGCATCAGCGCCACCGTTCAACGGCGGTTACGGTTCCAACGATTACTCTAACTATTCACAGAATTACACTCCGTATGGGCAAAACTCTTCTGATCATGTCCCTCCTTCAGCTCCTTCATTCACTCCACCATCACAAccgcctcctccttctcctccggCGACGTCCATAAACCCTAGTTCCTATTCAACCTTCAACCAACCGCCTCCGCCCACGATTCATCCACCACCTCTATCATCTTACGGATCATTTGATTCTACCGCTCCGTATCAGCAATCCACCACCACGCAACCGACGTATTACTCACCGTATGATCAGCATCAGACATCTGGCTATTCTCATGCGCCGCCTCCTTCATCTGCGCCTGCGCCTTCTCCGAATCCTAATCCTGCGCCTTACTCATCATCCTTGTACTCTGCACCTCCTTACAGTGGCGGAGGATCATCCGTTCCTCCTTCGTATGAGAAACCGTACGACAAGCCTGCGAAATTTGATCAATCTGGTTATGGCGGTTACGAGCGGAGCGGATCGGGTTTAGGATCTGATTTATATGGGAAACGATCTGATAGCGGAGGTTATCCCTCTTTTGATGATTCTTCATATGGTGATGGCGTTTATGCTTATGAAGGAGGCAAAGTTGAGCCGTACGGTTCTCGTGGAACTGCGCCGAAATCGTCCAATTCGACCTTGTTCGACGATTATGGACGATCCATTAGCTTCTCTTCAGGGAGAGAGTCCTCTGTTAGCTCGAATTCTGCTAAGATCGTGAGAGCTGTCCCCAAGGCTGATGTACAGGAAGATTCCACTGGTGGTGTTCAGAAGTTTCGTGTCAAATTGTTGGCTGAGACTTACGGACAAACCACAACAGATGTTCTTTGCCAG ATTGGTTTAGATGGTCTCCGTATGCTTGATCCAAGTACTAGCCGAACTTTGAGGATATATCCTCTTGAGAACATAACAAGATGCGAA AAACTAGATTCTTCTATTCTGGCTTTCTGGTCGAAGACTCAGGTAGACTTTGATGCTAAACGTATCAGACTGCAATCAAATAGTTACACCACCAACACCCTTCTGGACACGGTGACAGCTGCAATGTTTCAG GCCAAGGAGATTGGGGGAAGTAGCAGGCCTCCTGCCTCTGCAAAACTGGTTGAACAATCTGCtgagaagaaaaaaggattGGGTGATTGGATGAACATTATAAAGCCTGTAAACGAGGAGAAAGATCATTgg GTCCCTGATGAAGCTGTATCTAAGTGCACATCATGTGGGTCAGATTTTGGTGCATTTATACGAAGG cACCACTGCAGGAACTGTGGTGACGTCTTCTGTGACAAGTGTACTCAAGGCAGGATTGCTCTCACTGCTGAGGAGAATGCTCCCCAAGTCCGTGTTTGTGACCGGTGCATG GCAGAAGTGTCACAAAGGTTGAGTAATGCCAAGGAATCCGCTAGCAGGAACGCGAACGCGCAGAGCCATGAGGACCTCGCTAGGAAGTTACAG GAGGAAATGGAGAGAAACCGCAAGTCTTCATCTG GTTCGAGGGAAGGATCCGGAAGGCGGATGAAAGAAGTAGCTTGTCCAACATGCACAGTGCACTTACAG GTCCAAGTTCCAATCTCAGGATCAGAGACCATCGAGTGCGGAGTTTGCCAAAACCCTTTCCTCGTTAGCGCGCATTGA
- the LOC104740712 gene encoding GDSL esterase/lipase At1g20120-like isoform X2 codes for MSCFKLTWSSCIVFANPPTGITHRLQRVPNPGPAPAPTPKPKPGPSPGPAPEPAPPRAHNMTFPAIFAFGDSILDTGNNDYILTLIKADFLPYGMNFPDGVPTGRFCNGKIPSDFIADYLGVKPIVPAYLRPGLTKEDLLTGVSFASGGSGFDPLTPIVVSAIPMSKQLAYFQEYIEKVKGFVGKEKAEHIISQGLAIVVAGSDDLANTYYGEHLEEFLYDIDSYTTFMANSATSFAMQLYESGARKIGFIGISPIGCIPIQRTSRGGLRRKCAKELNFAAQLFNSKLSTSLNALAKTLQNTTLVYIDIYAAFDDMIQNPQKYGFDEIDRGCCGTGLFELGPLCNKFTSLLCKNVSSYMFWDSYHPTERAYKILSQKFVENDMGAFYER; via the exons ATGTCCTGTTTCAAGTTGACCTGGTCTTCTTGCATTGTATTTGCAAATCCTCCGACTGGAATCA CACATCGCTTACAGCGAGTTCCAAATCCAGGACCTGCCCCTGCCCCTACACCAAAGCCAAAGCCAGGTCCTAGTCCAGGGCCAGCCCCTGAACCAGCGCCACCTAGGGCACATAACATGACATTTCCGGCTATATTTGCCTTTGGGGATTCAATCTTAGACACAGGAAATAATGATTACATTTTGACATTGATCAAAGCTGATTTTCTCCCCTATGGCATGAATTTTCCAGATGGAGTTCCCACCGGCAGATTTTGCAACGGCAAAATCCCTTCTGATTTTATAG CGGATTATTTAGGAGTAAAACCAATTGTACCGGCATATTTGAGACCGGGACTGACCAAGGAAGATCTTCTCACTGGTGTATCCTTTGCTTCGGGTGGTTCTGGCTTCGATCCTTTGACACCTATTGTAGTA AGTGCAATACCTATGTCAAAACAGTTGGCATACTTTCAAGAATACATAGAGAAAGTGAAAGGCTTTGTGGGAAAAGAGAAAGCTGAGCACATAATATCTCAAGGTCTAGCCATAGTGGTAGCGGGCAGCGACGATCTGGCCAATACCTATTATGGTGAACACTTGGAAGAATTCTTGTATGACATCGATTCATATACCACTTTTATGGCTAACTCTGCTACAAGTTTTGCTATG CAACTTTATGAATCAGGAGCAAGAAAAATAGGATTCATTGGTATTTCTCCCATCGGGTGTATACCGATACAGAGAACCTCAAGAGGAGGACTTAGAAGAAAATGTGCTAAAGAACTAAACTTTGCAGCTCAGCTTTTCAATTCCAAACTCTCCACAAGTTTGAATGCATTGGCTAAAACCTTGCAAAACACCACGTTGGTGTATATTGACATCTACGCTGCTTTCGATGATATGATTCAAAACCCCCAAAAATATG GATTTGATGAGATTGATAGAGGATGTTGCGGGACGGGGCTATTTGAATTAGGTCCGCTTTGCAATAAATTTACATCACTTCTTTGCAAGAATGTGTCTTCTTATATGTTTTGGGACTCTTACCATCCAACTGAAAGAGCTTATAAGATCTTAAGCCAAAAGTTTGTAGAGAATGACATGGGAGCTTTCtatgaaagataa
- the LOC104740712 gene encoding GDSL esterase/lipase At1g20120-like isoform X1, with protein sequence MLKDIVVSCSCSFSSSKLSRCVLFISLFFTFFLAMHTSAHRLQRVPNPGPAPAPTPKPKPGPSPGPAPEPAPPRAHNMTFPAIFAFGDSILDTGNNDYILTLIKADFLPYGMNFPDGVPTGRFCNGKIPSDFIADYLGVKPIVPAYLRPGLTKEDLLTGVSFASGGSGFDPLTPIVVSAIPMSKQLAYFQEYIEKVKGFVGKEKAEHIISQGLAIVVAGSDDLANTYYGEHLEEFLYDIDSYTTFMANSATSFAMQLYESGARKIGFIGISPIGCIPIQRTSRGGLRRKCAKELNFAAQLFNSKLSTSLNALAKTLQNTTLVYIDIYAAFDDMIQNPQKYGFDEIDRGCCGTGLFELGPLCNKFTSLLCKNVSSYMFWDSYHPTERAYKILSQKFVENDMGAFYER encoded by the exons ATGTTGAAAGATATTGtggtttcttgttcttgttctttttctagTTCGAAACTATCtcgatgtgttttgtttatctcactattttttaccttcttcttggCAATGCATACTTCAGCACATCGCTTACAGCGAGTTCCAAATCCAGGACCTGCCCCTGCCCCTACACCAAAGCCAAAGCCAGGTCCTAGTCCAGGGCCAGCCCCTGAACCAGCGCCACCTAGGGCACATAACATGACATTTCCGGCTATATTTGCCTTTGGGGATTCAATCTTAGACACAGGAAATAATGATTACATTTTGACATTGATCAAAGCTGATTTTCTCCCCTATGGCATGAATTTTCCAGATGGAGTTCCCACCGGCAGATTTTGCAACGGCAAAATCCCTTCTGATTTTATAG CGGATTATTTAGGAGTAAAACCAATTGTACCGGCATATTTGAGACCGGGACTGACCAAGGAAGATCTTCTCACTGGTGTATCCTTTGCTTCGGGTGGTTCTGGCTTCGATCCTTTGACACCTATTGTAGTA AGTGCAATACCTATGTCAAAACAGTTGGCATACTTTCAAGAATACATAGAGAAAGTGAAAGGCTTTGTGGGAAAAGAGAAAGCTGAGCACATAATATCTCAAGGTCTAGCCATAGTGGTAGCGGGCAGCGACGATCTGGCCAATACCTATTATGGTGAACACTTGGAAGAATTCTTGTATGACATCGATTCATATACCACTTTTATGGCTAACTCTGCTACAAGTTTTGCTATG CAACTTTATGAATCAGGAGCAAGAAAAATAGGATTCATTGGTATTTCTCCCATCGGGTGTATACCGATACAGAGAACCTCAAGAGGAGGACTTAGAAGAAAATGTGCTAAAGAACTAAACTTTGCAGCTCAGCTTTTCAATTCCAAACTCTCCACAAGTTTGAATGCATTGGCTAAAACCTTGCAAAACACCACGTTGGTGTATATTGACATCTACGCTGCTTTCGATGATATGATTCAAAACCCCCAAAAATATG GATTTGATGAGATTGATAGAGGATGTTGCGGGACGGGGCTATTTGAATTAGGTCCGCTTTGCAATAAATTTACATCACTTCTTTGCAAGAATGTGTCTTCTTATATGTTTTGGGACTCTTACCATCCAACTGAAAGAGCTTATAAGATCTTAAGCCAAAAGTTTGTAGAGAATGACATGGGAGCTTTCtatgaaagataa
- the LOC104740713 gene encoding anther-specific proline-rich protein APG-like — MTRSSLVDSCSYSRISRCIFFLLSFCIFFLTTTNAQVMHRRLWPWPMWPRPYPQPWPMDPPAFDPLPKPSPPPSPSPKPVSPPGPSPCPPTPPKPQPKPPPAPSPSACPPPAPSPSACPPPAPKPQPKPPPACPPTPPKPAPPPAPKPAPPPAPKPVPCPSPPKPAPPAPKNKPPPAPTPKPIPTPPPAPKPKPAPSPPKPENKTIPAVFFFGDSVFDTGNNNNRQTKMKSNYRPYGMDFKFGVATGRFSNGRVASDYLAKYLGVKDIVPAYFDSKTQPNDLLTGVSFASGGAGYNPVTSKAANAIPMLDQLTYFQDYIEKVNKVVRQEQTGEVLAGLEKTNKIISKGVAIVVAGSNDLIITYFGSGAQRLKNDIDSYTTFIADSAASFVLQLYGYGARRVGVIGAPPLGCVPSQLVKKMKKCNEELNYAAQLFNSKLILILGQLSKTLPNSTLVYMDIYTVFSQMLETPGDYGFEEVKKPCCKTGLLSAGALCKKSTSKICPNTSSYLFWDGMHPTQKAYETINKALVNEYGYILSK, encoded by the exons ATGACGCGATCTTCCTTGGTCGATTCTTGTTCATATTCGAGAATATCTCgttgtattttctttctcttatccttttgtatcttcttcttgacAACGACCAATGCTCAAGTCATGCATAGACGGCTCTGGCCTTGGCCAATGTGGCCTCGGCCGTATCCACAGCCGTGGCCGATGGATCCACCAGCATTTGACCCATTACCTAAGCCTTCCCCACCACCTAGCCCATCACCAAAACCTGTCTCACCACCAGGACCATCTCCATGCCCACCAACACCACCAAAGCCGCAACCCAAGCCACCACCAGCACCTAGCCCATCTGCCTGCCCACCACCAGCACCAAGCCCATCTGCATGCCCACCACCAGCACCTAAGCCCCAACCAAAGCCACCACCAGCATGCCCACCAACACCACCTAAACCAGCGCCACCACCAGCACCAAAGCCAGCGCCACCACCAGCACCAAAGCCAGTCCCATGTCCATCACCACCAAAGCCAGCGCCACCAGCTCCAAAGAATAAGCCACCACCTGCCCCAACTCCAAAACCTATCCCAACACCACCGCCTGCCCCAAAGCCAAAACCTGCTCCGTCACCACCTAAGCCAGAGAACAAAACCATACCGGCCGTATTTTTCTTTGGGGATTCGGTCTTCGACACAGGAAATAACAATAACCgacaaacaaagatgaaaagTAATTATCGTCCCTATGGTATGGATTTCAAATTCGGAGTTGCCACTGGTAGATTCAGCAATGGAAGGGTTGCTTCCGATTATCTAG CCAAATATCTTGGAGTAAAAGATATCGTACCTGCATATTTCGACTCGAAAACACAACCAAACGATCTTCTTACGGGCGTCTCTTTTGCCTCGGGTGGTGCTGGCTACAACCCTGTGACATCCAAAGCAGCG AATGCAATACCAATGCTCGACCAATTGACATATTTCCAAGACTACATAGAGAAAGTAAATAAGGTAGTAAGACAAGAGCAGACTGGAGAAGTGTTGGCAGGTTTAGAGAAGACCAATAAGATAATATCCAAAGGAGTAGCAATCGTCGTAGCGGGAAGTAATGATTTGATCATTACATATTTTGGAAGTGGTGCTCAACGACTCAAAAATGACATCGACTCCTATACCACTTTCATTGCTGATTCTGCCGCCAGTTTCGTTTTG CAATTGTATGGATATGGAGCAAGACGTGTAGGAGTGATAGGAGCACCACCACTTGGATGTGTACCATCACaactagtaaaaaaaatgaaaaaatgcaACGAAGAGCTTAATTATGCTGCTCAGCTTTTCAACTCTAAACTCATCCTGATCTTGGGTCAACTGTCAAAAACGCTACCAAATTCTACATTGGTTTATATGGACATCTACACTGTCTTCAGTCAGATGCTAGAAACTCCCGGGGATTATG GATTTGAAGAGGTAAAGAAACCGTGTTGCAAAACAGGATTATTGAGCGCAGGTGCCCTCTGCAAAAAGTCTACATCGAAAATATGTCCCAATACATCGTCTTATTTGTTTTGGGACGGTATGCATCCTACTCAGAAAGCTTATGAAACTATAAACAAAGCACTTGTAAACGAATACggttatattttatctaaataa